A region from the Hirundo rustica isolate bHirRus1 chromosome 20, bHirRus1.pri.v3, whole genome shotgun sequence genome encodes:
- the NR5A1 gene encoding steroidogenic factor 1 has protein sequence MDYSYDEDLDELCPVCGDKVSGYHYGLLTCESCKGFFKRTVQNNKHYTCTESQSCKIDKTQRKRCPYCRFQKCLTVGMRLEAVRADRMRGGRNKFGPMYKRDRALKQQKKALIRANGFKLESVPQIMSPVQSDYSLSSTIHSIHAMSKTLPPNPAALTPVDYERSPYGTPSLGMTVPGHAPLPGYHYPSFPNRTIKSEYPDHYTNAHEAVPAYMYPETYPSSSPPDIPEVILKLLQLEPDEAQVKARILSCLQQEQGKGRHEKLSTFGLMCKMADQTLFSIVEWARSCIFFKELEVGDQMKLLQNCWSELLVFDHIYRQLQHGKEHSVLLVTGQEVDMSAIAAQAGSILNTLVLRAQELVLHLHSLQVDRHEFVCLKFLILFSLDVKYLENHTLAKDAQEKANAALLEYTVCHYPHSTDKFRQLLLWLAEVRALSLQAEEYLYHKHLSGEVPCNNLLIEMLHAKRT, from the exons ATGGACTATTCCTATGATGAGGACCTGGACGAGCTGTGTCCGGTCTGCGGGGACAAGGTCTCCGGGTACCACTACGGGCTGCTCACCTGCGAGAGCTGCAAG GGCTTCTTCAAGCGCACGGTGCAGAACAACAAGCACTACACCTGCACCGAGAGCCAGAGCTGCAAGATCGACAAGACCCAGCGCAAGCGCTGCCCCTACTGCCGCTTCCAGAAGTGCCTCACCGTGGGGATGCGCCTGGAAG CCGTCCGTGCAGACCGGATGCGTGGCGGGAGGAACAAGTTTGGACCCATGTACAAGCGGGACCGTGCcttaaagcagcagaagaaagctCTGATCCGTGCCAACGGCTTCAAGCTGGAGAGCGTGCCTCAGATCATGTCCCCCGTGCAGAGCGACTACAGCCTGTCCTCCACCATCCACAGCATCCACGCCATGTCCAAGACGCTGCCGCCCAACCCGGCCGCGCTGACGCCCGTGGATTACGAGCGCAGCCCCTACGGGACGCCCTCCCTGGGAATGACTGTGCCCGGCCACGCGCCGCTGCCCGGCTACCACTACCCCTCCTTCCCCAACCGCACCATCAAGTCCGAGTACCCTGACCACTACACAAACGCCCACGAGGCCGTGCCCGCGTACATGTACCCAGAGACCtaccccagcagctccccccCAGACATCCCCGAGGTCAtcctgaagctgctgcagctggagcccGACGAGGCCCAGGTGAAGGCACGGATACTGTCCTGCCTGCAGCAAGAGCAGGGCAAAGGCCGGCACGAGAAGCTCAGCACCTTCGGCCTCATGTGCAAGATGGCCGACCAGACCCTCTTCTCCATCGTGGAGTGGGCACGGAGCTGCATCTTCTTCAAGGAGCTGGAG GTGGGTGACCAGATGAAGCTGCTGCAGAACTGCTGGAGTGAGCTGCTGGTGTTTGACCACATCTACCGGCAGCTGCAGCATGGCAAGGAGCACAGCGTGCTGCTGGTCACTGGCCAGGAG GTGGACATGTCGGCCATCGCAGCCCAGGCCGGCTCCATCCTGAACACGCTGGTGCTGCGGGCACAGGAGCTCGTCCTGCACCTGCACTCGCTCCAGGTGGACCGGCACGAATTCGTCTGCCTCAAGTTCCTCATCCTCTTCAGCCTCG ACGTGAAGTACCTGGAGAACCACACGCTGGCCAAGGATGCTCAGGAGAAGGCCAACGCGGCGCTGCTGGAGTACACGGTCTGCCACTACCCCCACTCCACGGACAAGTTccgccagctgctgctgtggctggcgGAGGTCCGGGCGCTGAGCCTGCAGGCCGAGGAGTACCTGTACCACAAGCACCTGAGCGGGGAGGTGCCCTGCAACAACCTCCTCATCGAGATGCTGCACGCCAAGCGGACTTGA